One stretch of Phycisphaerae bacterium DNA includes these proteins:
- the rplV gene encoding 50S ribosomal protein L22, whose translation MAEQATEARQWRATHRFARISSRKAGLVMALIRGQKVNDAQDILRFTRKKGSRLIDMVLRSAIANANEQEADVRSLYVVEARVDGGPFFNRFRPKDRGRAHPILKRTSHLVVVVGERKS comes from the coding sequence GTGGCAGAGCAAGCAACGGAAGCGAGACAATGGCGGGCGACGCACCGGTTCGCTCGGATCAGTTCGCGCAAGGCCGGGCTGGTCATGGCCCTGATTCGCGGGCAGAAGGTGAATGACGCCCAGGACATTCTTCGTTTCACTCGCAAGAAGGGCAGCCGGCTGATCGACATGGTGCTGCGGTCGGCGATTGCGAACGCGAATGAGCAGGAGGCGGACGTCCGGTCGCTCTACGTGGTCGAGGCCCGGGTGGATGGTGGTCCGTTCTTCAACCGGTTCCGGCCCAAGGATCGCGGCCGGGCTCACCCGATTCTGAAGCGGACCAGTCATCTGGTGGTTGTCGTCGGGGAACGGAAGTCGTAG
- the rpsS gene encoding 30S ribosomal protein S19, whose amino-acid sequence MSRSLKKGPFVDEKLFLKVQKSKQTGSHVPIRTWARRCTIVPEFIGVAFEVHNGKMFHKVVVSEDMVGHKLGEFSPTRMFRGHTGAKKAVAV is encoded by the coding sequence ATGTCCAGGAGCCTGAAAAAAGGTCCGTTCGTCGACGAGAAGTTGTTCCTCAAGGTCCAGAAGTCCAAGCAGACCGGCTCGCACGTTCCGATCCGGACCTGGGCGCGGCGTTGTACGATCGTGCCGGAGTTCATCGGGGTGGCCTTCGAGGTTCACAACGGCAAGATGTTCCACAAGGTCGTGGTGTCCGAGGACATGGTCGGGCACAAGCTGGGCGAGTTCAGCCCGACCCGAATGTTCCGCGGGCACACCGGGGCGAAGAAGGCGGTGGCCGTCTGA
- the rplB gene encoding 50S ribosomal protein L2, whose product MGVKIYRPTSAGRRQSSVNERVEITDKRRPPTKALLKPLHKTAGRNHHGVITSWWRGGGHKRLYRVIDFKRRRDDQRATVVAIEYDPNRSCHIALIEYPDKTLNYILAPAGLKAGDWVESGKNAEPKVGNCMPLKNVPVGMDVHNIELTAGQGGKLVRSAGLSARVVAREGEWATLLMPSGEMRQVRVECRATLGAIGNADHQHVRVGKAGRKRHMGRRPHNRGTSMNPVAHPLGGGEGRSGGGRHPCSAWGKLAKGGRTRSRRKNSNKRILRRRRSVRYGQLVLPKK is encoded by the coding sequence ATGGGTGTCAAGATCTACAGACCGACTTCGGCAGGACGGCGTCAGTCCTCGGTGAACGAGCGTGTGGAGATCACCGACAAGCGGCGGCCGCCGACCAAGGCTCTGCTTAAGCCATTGCACAAGACGGCGGGGCGCAACCACCATGGGGTGATCACGTCGTGGTGGCGAGGAGGCGGGCACAAGCGTCTGTACCGGGTCATCGACTTCAAGCGTCGCCGCGACGATCAGCGTGCCACGGTTGTTGCCATCGAGTATGACCCCAACCGTTCGTGCCACATCGCCCTGATTGAATACCCGGACAAGACTCTGAACTACATTCTCGCCCCCGCCGGCCTGAAGGCTGGCGACTGGGTGGAGAGTGGCAAGAACGCCGAGCCCAAGGTGGGCAACTGCATGCCGCTGAAGAATGTGCCGGTGGGCATGGACGTTCACAACATTGAGCTGACTGCTGGTCAGGGTGGCAAGCTGGTCCGATCGGCGGGGCTCTCTGCCCGGGTGGTCGCCCGGGAGGGTGAGTGGGCCACGCTGCTGATGCCGTCGGGCGAGATGCGGCAGGTGCGGGTTGAATGCCGGGCGACCCTCGGGGCGATCGGCAACGCGGATCATCAGCACGTGCGGGTCGGCAAGGCCGGTCGCAAGCGGCACATGGGTCGCCGGCCGCACAATCGTGGTACGTCGATGAACCCGGTTGCCCACCCGCTGGGCGGCGGCGAAGGCAGGAGCGGCGGTGGCCGCCATCCGTGCAGCGCCTGGGGCAAGCTGGCCAAGGGTGGTCGAACGCGGAGTCGCCGCAAGAATTCGAACAAGCGTATTCTCCGTCGTCGGCGGAGCGTCCGGTATGGGCAGCTAGTGCTGCCGAAGAAGTAG
- the rplW gene encoding 50S ribosomal protein L23 — MDIYHTIIRPLVTEKGTHQSQVTHQGTHSRKARGGAYAFEVHPEARKAQIRQAIEKIYNVKVVSVRTANRKGKPRRVRMTTGVTRNWKKAVVVLDPNYHIDLF, encoded by the coding sequence ATGGACATTTACCATACGATTATCAGGCCGCTGGTTACCGAGAAGGGGACTCACCAGAGCCAGGTGACGCACCAGGGGACTCACAGTCGGAAGGCTCGCGGCGGGGCATACGCGTTCGAGGTGCATCCCGAGGCCCGCAAGGCTCAGATTCGCCAGGCGATCGAGAAGATTTACAACGTGAAGGTGGTCTCTGTTCGGACTGCCAACCGCAAGGGCAAGCCGCGTCGCGTGCGGATGACGACCGGCGTGACCCGGAACTGGAAGAAGGCGGTCGTGGTGCTGGATCCGAATTATCACATTGACCTGTTCTAA
- the rplD gene encoding 50S ribosomal protein L4 yields MIDVPVYNMSGEQTGSMQIDESVLGRRVRIDLLKQAIVAWQFNQRQGSARLKNRARVEGSSRKIYRQKGTGNARMGTVRSPSRRGGGRAFAKLEQNHRREMPKKMRQLARNSALLAKLKAGQVAVIDPVDVTEPKTKPFARMLKAVGADKGCVFVTEAVNQAVFKSGRNVPKTEIRPVTELNAYEILRRRKVLFTRLAFEVVMAHPSTYRQADETLVAGA; encoded by the coding sequence ATGATCGACGTGCCCGTATACAACATGAGTGGTGAGCAGACCGGCTCGATGCAGATTGACGAGTCGGTGCTGGGTCGCCGGGTCCGGATTGACCTGCTCAAGCAGGCGATCGTGGCTTGGCAGTTTAATCAGCGGCAGGGTTCTGCCCGGCTCAAGAATCGAGCCCGGGTGGAGGGGTCGAGCCGCAAGATCTACCGTCAGAAGGGGACGGGGAACGCCCGTATGGGTACGGTGCGGAGTCCCTCGCGGCGGGGGGGTGGTCGTGCCTTTGCCAAGCTGGAGCAGAATCACCGGCGGGAGATGCCCAAGAAGATGCGTCAGCTTGCCCGCAACAGTGCGCTTCTGGCGAAGCTCAAGGCGGGCCAGGTGGCGGTCATCGATCCGGTCGACGTGACTGAGCCCAAGACCAAGCCGTTCGCTCGGATGCTCAAGGCGGTTGGTGCGGACAAGGGCTGCGTGTTCGTGACCGAGGCGGTCAATCAGGCGGTGTTTAAGTCGGGTCGGAATGTTCCCAAGACGGAAATCCGCCCGGTGACTGAGCTGAACGCGTACGAGATCCTTCGCCGGCGAAAGGTGCTTTTTACCCGTCTGGCGTTTGAGGTGGTGATGGCCCATCCGTCGACTTATCGTCAGGCGGATGAGACTCTGGTGGCGGGAGCGTAA
- the rplC gene encoding 50S ribosomal protein L3, with product MLAALLGRKIGMTRVYTEDGTAVPVTVIQAGPCSVLQVKKAGAAKSGESKDGYHAVQLGFEDVKAHRSSVPMIGHAAQAGTGPKKFVREIRLKEAPEAARGDVWTVEVFENAKTRYVDVVGTTKGRGFAGVMKRHGFGGQPASHGTERKHRSPGGIGASAGRGLGRCVKKGKRMAGHMGHSRRTVKNQRLVKVDKENNLLLVRGAVPGPNGGYVVVRQAKTKA from the coding sequence ATGTTGGCGGCGCTGCTGGGTAGGAAGATCGGAATGACCCGGGTTTACACGGAGGACGGCACGGCCGTGCCGGTCACCGTGATTCAGGCGGGTCCGTGTTCTGTGCTGCAGGTGAAGAAGGCGGGTGCCGCCAAGAGCGGCGAGTCGAAAGACGGCTATCACGCCGTGCAGCTCGGATTTGAGGATGTCAAGGCTCACCGATCGTCGGTCCCGATGATCGGTCACGCGGCCCAGGCCGGGACGGGGCCGAAGAAGTTTGTCCGGGAGATCCGGTTGAAGGAGGCTCCTGAAGCGGCCCGGGGCGATGTCTGGACGGTGGAGGTTTTTGAGAACGCCAAGACGCGTTATGTGGACGTGGTGGGCACGACCAAGGGCCGGGGCTTTGCGGGGGTCATGAAGCGTCACGGCTTCGGTGGTCAGCCGGCCTCGCACGGCACTGAGCGCAAGCATCGCAGCCCAGGTGGCATCGGCGCCAGTGCCGGTCGTGGCCTGGGCCGCTGTGTTAAGAAGGGCAAGCGGATGGCCGGCCACATGGGTCACAGCCGTCGGACGGTCAAGAATCAGCGTCTGGTGAAGGTGGACAAGGAGAACAACCTGTTGCTCGTTCGGGGTGCGGTCCCCGGTCCGAACGGCGGGTACGTGGTGGTCCGGCAGGCCAAGACGAAAGCGTAA